One stretch of Dissulfurimicrobium hydrothermale DNA includes these proteins:
- a CDS encoding TIGR04211 family SH3 domain-containing protein — MVVIIRETRNSVLGAALFLLASILFQFIPFLLSIQVVYAELSGPDTANEPLQSQNTIEATPANQNAQVKPQANMQCSELKQNLDKASKELQRLKQNLSDMEQENTRLKKELEKRPVEEMQTAALNKTLDTMKKELEGLQTQLTSIQNKNENPRDNNGIRWFMAGGGIFLIGMLTGFVFGRMKRKRPSLI; from the coding sequence ATGGTCGTAATAATCAGAGAGACAAGAAATAGCGTCCTCGGTGCCGCATTATTTCTTCTAGCATCCATTCTCTTTCAATTTATCCCGTTTCTTCTCTCCATACAGGTTGTATATGCAGAATTAAGCGGACCCGACACTGCAAATGAACCGCTTCAATCGCAAAACACCATAGAAGCAACACCAGCCAACCAGAACGCCCAGGTCAAGCCGCAGGCCAATATGCAGTGCTCCGAACTCAAACAGAACCTCGACAAGGCCTCAAAAGAACTTCAAAGGCTGAAACAGAATCTTTCTGATATGGAACAGGAGAATACACGCCTTAAAAAAGAGTTGGAAAAGAGGCCGGTGGAGGAGATGCAGACAGCGGCCCTAAACAAGACGCTCGATACCATGAAAAAGGAACTGGAAGGGCTGCAGACGCAATTGACTTCCATTCAAAACAAAAACGAAAATCCAAGAGACAATAACGGTATCAGGTGGTTTATGGCAGGTGGTGGCATATTCCTGATCGGAATGTTGACAGGTTTTGTCTTTGGCCGCATGAAGAGAAAAAGACCATCGCTTATCTAG
- the cysS gene encoding cysteine--tRNA ligase produces MKILYGRPVLNNILEAIGNTPLIPIKRLNPNKNVTILAKMESFNPGGSIKDRIALSMVSRAEKRGELTKDKIVIEASSGNTGIGLAMVCAVKGYRCLIAMSEGASIERRKIMQAYGAEILLTPAKLSTDGAIEAIYKLIRDEPDRYFCTDQFNNPDNWLAHYEGTAPEIWRDTNGKVNMIIATMGTTGTLMGITKRIRELGPNVRIIGVEPYLGHKIQGLKNMKESYRPGIFDKTLPDTIVNIHDEEAFEFARRLASEEGLFVGMSSGAAMAAAFSQASSMKEGVIVVIFPDGGERYLSTNLFLPRRKNKGEEQGGPVIKLTNTLTREKERFEPLLAGKVGIYSCGPTVYEYAHLGLCRRMVVADLLKRLLLMQGYDVTHVVNITDIDDKTIKAALKDNMGLDDLTDRYFQAFLEDVSELNILPASFYPKASAHIPEMIDIARRLLDAGYAYVKHGSVYFDISKLPSYGRLSRIDISKIHVGKTVDLDNYDKDSPVDFTLFKRVTLEELKKGIGFETSWGQVRPSWHIECVAMSMKYLGEYFDIHTSGCDLVFPHHENEIAMASALTGKPLAKYWIHSELVHADGKKMSRSLKNIITLRDLKKKGFSGRQIRFFLLKTNYRKPLIFSFKAVREAVQALRRIDRFTAGIKTLIDPSTNIENTADYIKETVKEMENGWSTALNDDLNVSGAIGALARMIRKVNYYQKNHGLTGPDATTIFNALKKLDDVMACLDLSGQEDQRLENIRSLIGLREAARKNKNWAEADRLRDELLKMGVEVMDTCDGVRWLKKE; encoded by the coding sequence GTGAAAATCTTGTACGGCAGACCAGTATTAAACAATATCCTCGAGGCGATAGGCAATACCCCGCTTATACCAATCAAAAGACTGAACCCTAACAAAAATGTGACAATCCTCGCCAAGATGGAATCCTTTAATCCAGGAGGCTCCATCAAGGACCGCATAGCCCTCTCAATGGTCAGCCGAGCTGAAAAAAGGGGCGAGCTAACCAAGGACAAAATCGTGATTGAAGCAAGCAGTGGAAACACTGGCATAGGCCTTGCAATGGTCTGTGCCGTCAAGGGCTACCGTTGCCTAATTGCCATGAGTGAAGGAGCAAGCATAGAGCGACGCAAGATCATGCAGGCATACGGGGCCGAAATACTCCTGACCCCAGCCAAATTAAGCACCGACGGGGCTATAGAGGCGATCTATAAGCTCATTAGGGATGAGCCTGACCGCTATTTCTGTACAGACCAGTTTAACAATCCCGACAATTGGCTTGCCCATTATGAAGGCACTGCGCCTGAGATATGGCGCGACACGAATGGAAAGGTCAACATGATCATCGCTACAATGGGCACCACCGGCACCCTCATGGGGATCACGAAGCGCATAAGGGAATTGGGTCCAAATGTACGCATCATAGGGGTGGAGCCCTATCTCGGGCACAAGATCCAAGGTCTCAAAAACATGAAAGAATCATACAGGCCTGGGATATTCGACAAGACCCTGCCCGATACGATAGTAAACATCCATGACGAAGAGGCCTTTGAATTTGCACGCAGGCTTGCGAGTGAAGAAGGGCTCTTTGTAGGCATGAGCTCAGGCGCTGCAATGGCTGCGGCCTTCTCTCAGGCATCAAGCATGAAGGAAGGCGTGATCGTAGTGATATTTCCTGATGGCGGCGAGAGATATCTGAGTACCAATCTATTTCTGCCACGGCGCAAGAACAAAGGCGAAGAGCAAGGAGGGCCAGTCATAAAACTCACCAACACGCTCACTAGGGAAAAAGAAAGATTCGAACCGCTGCTTGCAGGAAAGGTCGGTATATACTCCTGCGGACCCACTGTCTACGAATATGCGCATCTCGGCCTATGCAGACGGATGGTTGTTGCGGATCTTTTAAAAAGACTACTCCTGATGCAAGGCTATGATGTGACCCATGTGGTAAACATTACAGACATAGACGACAAGACTATAAAGGCCGCCCTCAAAGACAACATGGGGCTTGATGACCTTACTGATCGCTATTTCCAGGCCTTTCTAGAAGACGTCTCGGAGCTGAATATCCTTCCAGCTTCCTTTTACCCGAAGGCAAGCGCCCACATACCCGAGATGATAGATATTGCAAGGCGCCTGCTGGATGCCGGATATGCCTATGTAAAACACGGCTCCGTCTATTTCGACATATCAAAACTGCCGTCCTACGGCCGTCTGTCGCGTATAGACATATCAAAGATCCATGTGGGCAAGACCGTCGATCTCGACAACTACGACAAGGACAGTCCGGTGGACTTCACCCTCTTCAAAAGGGTAACCCTTGAAGAATTGAAAAAGGGGATAGGGTTTGAGACAAGCTGGGGGCAGGTACGCCCTAGCTGGCACATCGAATGCGTGGCCATGTCTATGAAGTACCTTGGAGAATATTTCGACATACATACGAGTGGTTGCGATCTCGTGTTTCCACATCACGAAAACGAGATAGCCATGGCCTCTGCATTGACAGGCAAGCCACTCGCCAAATACTGGATTCACAGCGAACTTGTCCATGCGGATGGAAAGAAGATGTCCCGAAGCCTCAAAAACATAATAACCCTGAGAGACCTGAAGAAGAAGGGATTTTCAGGCAGACAGATAAGGTTCTTTCTCTTGAAGACAAACTATCGCAAACCCCTTATTTTTTCATTTAAAGCGGTGCGTGAAGCGGTCCAGGCATTGAGACGCATAGACAGGTTTACAGCAGGTATAAAGACATTGATCGATCCATCGACTAATATTGAGAATACCGCTGATTATATAAAAGAAACGGTCAAGGAGATGGAAAATGGCTGGAGCACTGCGTTAAACGACGATCTCAATGTCTCAGGGGCCATCGGTGCGCTTGCCCGTATGATCCGCAAGGTAAATTACTATCAAAAGAACCATGGACTTACAGGTCCTGATGCAACCACTATTTTTAACGCCCTCAAGAAATTGGATGATGTCATGGCATGCCTTGACCTTTCCGGACAAGAAGACCAGCGGCTCGAAAATATCCGTTCCCTTATCGGTCTTCGCGAGGCGGCCAGAAAAAACAAGAATTGGGCCGAGGCGGACAGATTGAGGGATGAGCTCTTGAAGATGGGCGTAGAAGTCATGGATACATGCGATGGTGTAAGATGGCTGAAAAAGGAGTAA
- the murJ gene encoding murein biosynthesis integral membrane protein MurJ, translating into MAEKGVSAASLVRSAGPVTIAVFLSRLLGLVREQVIAWLFGAGMATDAFVVAFRIPNLLRDLFAEGALSSAFVTVFTEYETRRSREDAARLVNNVFTCLVVVVSVIMFIGMAFSGELVRLLAPDFVLIPGKLELTTHLAVIMFPFLLLVSIAALFMGILNTRRHFFIPALSSSFFNLGSIAVGVIFAYLLPKWGIPAIFGMAIGTLAGGLAQLVIQIPLFLRENLSIRPLIDLKDPGLRRIARLIIPAIVGLSAVQINIFVNTNFASRCAEGSVAWLSYAFRLMQFPIGLFGVAFSIVTLPAVSRLAALRDIDALGHTLVSSLIMAFALTVPAAIGLWILAGPIIRLIFEHGRFTAFDTIMTAEALRYYAIGLIAYSAVKIVVPVFYALNDTRWPVIVSFTTVLLNIVTISMTIDRLAHKAIALSTSITVTLNFILLAMILYKKMGHYPVGRLFSGLGRICLAGAVMGVLLLFMESYYRPSNNPIILTFQITGYVAAGTAIYAVMLFVLRLPEFREVSAAIRRRLCAGRDSFF; encoded by the coding sequence ATGGCTGAAAAAGGAGTAAGCGCGGCCTCTCTTGTCCGCTCCGCCGGTCCAGTGACCATCGCGGTGTTCTTGTCAAGGCTCCTCGGACTCGTAAGGGAGCAGGTTATCGCATGGTTGTTTGGGGCTGGTATGGCCACAGATGCATTTGTGGTCGCATTCAGAATACCCAACCTGCTTCGAGACCTATTCGCCGAAGGGGCGTTGAGTTCGGCCTTTGTGACGGTCTTTACGGAATATGAGACAAGGCGCTCGAGAGAAGATGCGGCCCGTCTCGTAAACAATGTATTCACCTGTCTCGTCGTCGTCGTATCGGTGATTATGTTTATCGGGATGGCATTCTCAGGCGAACTTGTGCGCCTGCTTGCCCCGGATTTCGTTCTGATCCCTGGAAAGCTTGAACTGACCACCCATCTTGCGGTAATCATGTTTCCGTTCCTGCTCCTTGTATCCATAGCCGCCTTGTTTATGGGCATTTTAAATACCAGACGCCACTTTTTCATACCTGCCCTCTCGTCCAGTTTCTTTAATCTTGGCTCCATCGCCGTCGGTGTTATTTTTGCATACCTCCTCCCAAAATGGGGGATACCTGCCATATTTGGCATGGCAATAGGGACACTTGCTGGTGGTCTCGCCCAATTGGTAATTCAAATCCCACTGTTTTTGCGGGAAAATTTGAGTATAAGGCCGTTGATAGACCTCAAAGACCCCGGACTTAGACGTATAGCCCGTCTCATCATCCCGGCCATAGTCGGGCTTTCGGCTGTGCAGATAAATATCTTCGTGAACACAAACTTCGCATCCAGGTGCGCGGAGGGTAGTGTTGCATGGTTGAGCTACGCATTCAGACTCATGCAGTTTCCGATAGGCCTCTTCGGAGTGGCATTTTCTATTGTAACCCTGCCCGCGGTCTCGAGGCTTGCCGCACTGAGGGACATCGATGCCCTTGGGCACACGCTTGTATCTTCACTTATAATGGCCTTTGCCCTGACGGTACCGGCGGCCATAGGACTCTGGATACTGGCAGGACCAATTATAAGGCTTATCTTTGAACACGGGCGATTTACCGCCTTTGACACAATCATGACCGCCGAAGCGCTCAGATACTATGCCATAGGACTCATTGCATATTCGGCGGTAAAGATAGTAGTTCCGGTATTCTATGCATTAAACGACACACGCTGGCCTGTGATAGTGAGTTTTACAACAGTCCTGTTGAATATCGTAACGATATCCATGACCATCGACCGACTTGCCCACAAGGCGATAGCACTCTCCACCTCGATCACTGTAACCTTGAATTTTATCCTCCTCGCCATGATATTATACAAAAAGATGGGGCATTATCCTGTAGGAAGGCTCTTCTCAGGCCTTGGCAGGATATGCCTTGCAGGGGCCGTCATGGGAGTATTGCTTTTATTCATGGAATCCTACTACAGGCCCT
- a CDS encoding glycogen synthase has protein sequence MNIWMVAREYSGVAGAGGIKDVVRELSEALVRAGHDVTAVVPCYGFIEPGKIGFESFGPELEIDMNYAHEERRERIGFFKGEINGVDIILVESGRFHEKLGVYTYTEEEERRDPSHKMGEGHYDYFAMNVLHQKAVLALAISMGLRPDVFHCHDGHAALTPVLMKEIEGFRHYFRSSRALVTIHNAGIGYHQDVADLPFAKANTGLPWRVIYSSLLNGSFDPFLAGAACGVINTVSENYARELRETELDAMTGWLGHALMDRGIRLVGITNGINPDDFDPSRPERLGLPAAFNPAQGELRGKIECKRFLCELIQKRELDGLKLYGGLKYRPDQPLVTAISRFSEQKGIDVLADAIDALFGEDNAFQSVILGDGKKEIVTQLVRIAERPDLKGRMALLTGYSQRLANLIYAAGDFFVIPSRYEPCGLTDFMAQLMGNIPVVRATGGLVKVRDGFNGFSYIEHSPAVLKEAIKRALDVFRNSREFKRRIIINAVADIRENHTWDRVMERYLRLYSGQKE, from the coding sequence ATGAATATCTGGATGGTTGCAAGGGAATACAGTGGCGTCGCAGGCGCCGGCGGGATAAAAGACGTGGTGCGCGAGCTATCGGAGGCCTTGGTAAGGGCGGGGCACGATGTAACAGCGGTTGTCCCTTGTTACGGTTTTATTGAGCCGGGTAAGATTGGATTTGAGTCGTTCGGTCCTGAGCTTGAAATAGATATGAATTATGCTCATGAAGAAAGGCGCGAGAGGATTGGCTTTTTTAAGGGGGAGATAAACGGCGTTGACATAATACTTGTCGAGTCTGGGCGTTTCCATGAAAAACTTGGTGTTTATACCTATACAGAAGAAGAAGAAAGGCGGGATCCGTCTCACAAGATGGGCGAGGGGCATTATGATTACTTTGCTATGAACGTGCTGCATCAGAAAGCGGTCCTTGCACTAGCCATCTCCATGGGTCTTAGACCGGATGTATTCCACTGTCATGACGGCCATGCAGCCTTGACGCCGGTGCTGATGAAGGAGATCGAGGGATTTAGGCACTATTTTCGCAGCTCGAGAGCGCTTGTCACTATTCACAACGCAGGGATCGGTTATCATCAAGATGTAGCTGATCTACCGTTCGCAAAGGCCAATACAGGTCTACCTTGGCGGGTAATCTATTCCTCCCTGTTGAACGGAAGCTTCGATCCCTTTTTGGCCGGGGCGGCATGCGGGGTCATAAACACGGTAAGTGAGAATTATGCAAGAGAGCTCAGAGAGACGGAGCTGGACGCCATGACAGGCTGGTTGGGGCATGCCCTTATGGACAGGGGGATTAGGCTTGTAGGGATCACGAACGGTATAAACCCTGATGATTTTGATCCTTCACGGCCTGAAAGGCTCGGTCTCCCAGCCGCATTTAATCCTGCACAGGGCGAACTACGTGGAAAGATTGAATGTAAAAGGTTCTTATGCGAACTTATACAAAAAAGAGAGCTTGACGGCCTGAAATTATACGGCGGGCTGAAATATCGTCCTGATCAGCCATTGGTTACGGCAATAAGCAGATTTTCTGAACAAAAAGGGATTGATGTCCTCGCCGATGCCATCGACGCCCTATTCGGTGAAGACAATGCCTTTCAGTCTGTCATTCTGGGTGATGGGAAAAAAGAAATTGTAACGCAACTTGTCAGGATTGCGGAGCGTCCCGATCTTAAGGGGCGCATGGCGTTGCTGACAGGTTACAGCCAGAGACTGGCTAATTTGATATATGCGGCAGGTGATTTCTTTGTGATACCTTCACGTTATGAACCATGCGGTCTTACAGATTTTATGGCCCAACTTATGGGCAATATCCCTGTAGTCAGGGCTACAGGAGGTCTTGTAAAAGTGAGGGATGGATTCAATGGCTTCTCTTATATCGAGCACAGCCCGGCGGTTCTAAAAGAGGCCATAAAAAGGGCGCTTGACGTTTTCAGGAATTCACGGGAGTTTAAGAGGCGCATAATCATAAACGCCGTTGCGGATATTCGGGAAAACCATACATGGGATAGGGTGATGGAGAGATATCTAAGGCTCTATTCCGGCCAAAAGGAATAG